A stretch of Halomonas elongata DSM 2581 DNA encodes these proteins:
- a CDS encoding ArsR/SmtB family transcription factor, translating to MTNAQRQAKRLLDGGDTAVEQASSLLKAMANDNRLRILCLLVGAEFSVTELNQRLALSQSALSQHLAILRREELVATRRASQTIYYSLHGERAGTIIEALGKLGL from the coding sequence ATGACCAACGCTCAGCGCCAGGCGAAGCGCCTGCTGGATGGGGGCGATACGGCAGTCGAGCAGGCAAGCTCGCTACTCAAGGCAATGGCCAACGACAATCGCCTGCGGATCCTCTGTCTGCTGGTCGGCGCGGAATTTTCCGTCACCGAACTCAACCAGCGGCTCGCCCTCAGTCAGTCCGCTCTGTCCCAGCATCTCGCGATACTGCGCCGGGAGGAACTGGTCGCTACCCGGCGCGCCTCGCAGACGATCTACTATTCGCTCCACGGGGAGCGTGCCGGCACCATCATCGAAGCGCTCGGCAAGCTGGGCCTATGA
- the sohB gene encoding protease SohB, with protein sequence MNEWLSELGMFLAQLLIVAVVVALALVMVVRARSGGGEERSQIRLEELNARRRRRSRRLRLASSEPSVRKRLAKSFRRDDKSRGKQGDAPRPTVWVLDFHGDLKASATGKLAEEVSAVLDAAEQGDEVVVRLESAGGLVHAYGHAAAEMDRLRQAGLSTTVCVDKVAASGGYLMACCADRLRAAPFAVLGSIGVVAQLPNVHRLLKRHDIDVEVLTAGHYKRTLTVFGENTEEGRQKFLAELDTVHDLFKRYVAERRPGLDIEAVATGEAWHGTEALPRGLIDEIGTSEAYLAERMNDARVIALSIQARRGLAERLGLSVSQGIERSVERGVEALDASLWQKR encoded by the coding sequence GTGAATGAATGGTTGAGTGAACTCGGTATGTTCCTGGCCCAGTTGCTGATCGTGGCCGTGGTCGTTGCCCTGGCGCTGGTAATGGTCGTGAGGGCTCGTTCCGGTGGCGGCGAGGAGCGCAGCCAGATCAGGCTGGAAGAGCTCAATGCCCGGCGTCGACGGCGTTCGCGGCGTCTGCGCCTGGCGTCCAGCGAGCCGTCGGTGCGCAAGCGATTGGCGAAGTCGTTTCGTCGCGACGACAAGTCGCGGGGCAAGCAAGGCGATGCGCCTCGCCCCACGGTCTGGGTCCTGGACTTTCATGGCGACCTCAAGGCCAGCGCCACCGGCAAGCTGGCCGAGGAAGTCTCCGCTGTGCTGGACGCCGCGGAGCAGGGTGATGAAGTGGTCGTGCGCCTGGAATCGGCGGGCGGTCTGGTGCATGCCTATGGCCATGCCGCCGCCGAGATGGATCGGTTGCGACAGGCGGGGCTGTCGACCACGGTGTGCGTCGACAAGGTAGCGGCCAGCGGAGGCTATCTGATGGCGTGCTGCGCCGATCGGTTGCGCGCCGCGCCCTTTGCCGTCCTGGGGTCGATCGGGGTGGTCGCGCAGTTGCCGAATGTCCATCGTCTGCTCAAGCGCCATGACATCGACGTGGAGGTTCTCACCGCAGGGCACTACAAGCGGACCCTGACGGTGTTCGGCGAAAATACCGAGGAAGGACGGCAGAAGTTTCTGGCCGAGCTGGATACCGTGCATGACCTGTTCAAGCGTTATGTCGCCGAGCGTCGGCCGGGGCTGGATATCGAAGCGGTAGCCACCGGCGAGGCCTGGCACGGTACCGAGGCACTGCCCCGGGGGCTGATCGACGAAATCGGGACCAGCGAGGCCTATCTTGCCGAGCGCATGAATGATGCCAGGGTCATCGCCCTGAGCATCCAGGCGCGGCGCGGGCTTGCCGAGCGTCTCGGCCTGTCGGTATCGCAGGGCATCGAGCGCAGTGTCGAGCGGGGCGTGGAAGCGCTCGATGCCAGTCTCTGGCAGAAACGCTGA
- the nudC gene encoding NAD(+) diphosphatase, giving the protein MLRRELPHDASAGRLIRLAEGRIAPGPDGGPLQPPTNWHPDVQPLCWWRGEPVGLSLEQRAGEDWLEGRDWLDRLPGDWFSLVSTALQVGAWLRNHRFCGRCGAPSSRLGSEFAMQCAQCGQRNYPRISPCIITLVTHGESMLLARSPRFPAGRYSTLAGFIEPGESAEEAVRREVEEEVGVALGRLRYFQSQAWPFPHSLMLGYFAEAASRRIRIDGVEISDAAWFSPRHLPKLPPSYSISRALIDTHLAEVGVRDETSGNDWGA; this is encoded by the coding sequence ATGCTCAGGCGCGAGCTGCCCCATGATGCGTCGGCGGGGCGTCTGATCCGGCTTGCCGAGGGGCGTATCGCGCCCGGCCCGGATGGCGGGCCCTTGCAGCCGCCGACCAATTGGCACCCGGATGTGCAACCGCTGTGCTGGTGGCGGGGCGAGCCGGTGGGGCTGTCCCTGGAACAGCGGGCCGGTGAGGACTGGCTGGAAGGCCGCGATTGGCTGGACCGACTGCCCGGTGACTGGTTTTCCCTGGTATCCACGGCGCTGCAAGTGGGTGCCTGGTTGCGCAATCATCGGTTTTGCGGCCGCTGTGGAGCGCCGTCATCGCGCCTCGGCAGCGAATTTGCCATGCAGTGCGCACAGTGCGGTCAGCGCAACTACCCGCGCATCTCGCCGTGCATCATCACTCTGGTGACTCATGGGGAGTCGATGTTGCTGGCGCGGAGTCCGCGCTTCCCCGCTGGTCGGTATTCGACCCTGGCTGGGTTCATCGAGCCGGGCGAGTCCGCCGAGGAGGCGGTGCGTCGCGAGGTCGAGGAAGAAGTGGGTGTGGCACTGGGGCGGCTACGCTATTTCCAGAGCCAGGCCTGGCCGTTTCCACACTCGCTGATGCTGGGCTATTTTGCCGAAGCGGCGAGCCGGCGGATTCGCATCGATGGCGTGGAAATCAGCGATGCCGCCTGGTTCTCGCCCAGACATTTGCCCAAGCTGCCACCGTCGTATTCCATCTCTCGCGCCTTGATCGACACCCACCTCGCCGAGGTGGGTGTCCGGGACGAGACCTCGGGCAACGATTGGGGCGCCTGA
- a CDS encoding 7-cyano-7-deazaguanine/7-aminomethyl-7-deazaguanine transporter: MFVLSAAQTRRCLTLLVAFHILVIAASNYLVQLPFSLFGLHTTWGAFSFPFIFLATDLTVRLFGKEPARAIIFRVMFPALLVSYGVSVVFPRGGFAGFEALAQWDLFVARIALASFMAYVVGQLLDVTVFDRLRRLGTWWVAPAMSTLFGNLADTFAFFSIAFHRSPDPFMAANWPEIAWVDYAIKLGISLALFLPLYGVLLGWLTRRLVTMTGGQDLTPEQARARS, from the coding sequence ATGTTCGTTTTATCCGCCGCCCAGACCCGTCGTTGCCTGACCCTGCTGGTCGCCTTCCATATCCTGGTCATCGCGGCCAGCAACTATCTCGTCCAGTTGCCGTTCAGCCTGTTCGGCCTGCATACCACCTGGGGCGCTTTCAGCTTTCCCTTCATCTTCCTTGCCACCGACCTGACGGTACGGCTTTTCGGCAAGGAACCGGCCCGTGCCATCATCTTCCGGGTGATGTTCCCGGCCCTGCTGGTGTCCTATGGCGTGTCGGTGGTATTTCCCCGCGGCGGTTTCGCCGGTTTCGAGGCCCTGGCGCAATGGGATCTGTTCGTGGCACGCATTGCGCTGGCCAGCTTCATGGCCTATGTCGTCGGGCAGTTGCTGGATGTCACGGTGTTCGATCGGCTGCGTCGCCTGGGCACCTGGTGGGTGGCGCCGGCGATGTCCACGCTGTTCGGTAACCTGGCTGATACCTTTGCGTTCTTCTCGATCGCCTTCCATCGCAGTCCAGACCCGTTCATGGCCGCCAACTGGCCCGAGATCGCCTGGGTGGACTACGCCATCAAGCTCGGCATCAGCCTGGCGCTGTTCCTGCCGCTGTACGGTGTGCTGCTCGGCTGGTTGACGCGTCGCCTGGTGACCATGACCGGAGGCCAGGATCTGACTCCCGAACAGGCCCGCGCCCGCTCTTGA
- a CDS encoding alpha/beta fold hydrolase, producing MPVELNHIDTGGEGVPLVVVHGLLGSADNWRSHIKKWRDSRRVIAVDLRNHGRSPHVEGMGYEAMAEDLMALLDRLDVQKAHLLGHSMGGKVVISVARLAPSRVASLIVADIAPQAYGHDHDAIFAGLRHLESGAPTTRGEADALLAEHVDERSTRLFLATNLERGEQGGLRLRIGLDEIEGDYDAIMAAPAGEGAFEGPTLVVRGSRSQYVTDEMLPALRRVLPDAELVTLEAGHWLHAEQPEAFQEAVNRFLDEVS from the coding sequence ATGCCCGTCGAGCTCAATCATATCGATACCGGTGGCGAGGGGGTGCCGTTGGTGGTGGTCCATGGCCTGCTGGGCAGTGCCGACAACTGGCGCTCGCATATCAAGAAGTGGCGTGACTCCCGGCGGGTGATTGCTGTCGATCTGCGCAATCATGGTCGCTCGCCCCATGTCGAGGGCATGGGTTACGAGGCGATGGCCGAGGATCTGATGGCGCTGCTGGATCGGCTCGATGTGCAAAAGGCCCATCTGCTGGGCCATTCGATGGGCGGCAAGGTAGTGATCAGCGTGGCGCGACTCGCGCCGTCACGAGTGGCGTCGCTGATCGTTGCCGATATCGCCCCTCAGGCTTATGGCCATGATCACGACGCCATCTTCGCCGGCCTGCGACATCTCGAGAGCGGGGCGCCGACGACCCGCGGCGAGGCCGATGCCCTGCTTGCCGAGCATGTCGATGAGCGCTCCACTCGGCTGTTTCTGGCCACCAACCTGGAGCGTGGCGAGCAAGGTGGGCTACGCCTGCGAATCGGCCTCGACGAGATCGAGGGCGATTACGACGCCATCATGGCAGCGCCGGCCGGCGAGGGGGCCTTCGAAGGGCCGACACTGGTGGTGCGTGGCTCGCGCTCGCAGTATGTCACCGACGAGATGCTGCCGGCGTTGCGCCGTGTCTTGCCCGATGCCGAACTGGTGACCCTGGAGGCCGGCCATTGGCTGCATGCCGAACAGCCCGAGGCGTTTCAGGAGGCGGTCAATCGCTTTCTCGATGAAGTGAGTTGA
- a CDS encoding SCP2 sterol-binding domain-containing protein: protein MTQGIPTMSTFDKLHARFDAQAAQGMDDIFQFHFSDAEDHYLKIQDGELEICAGEHEDPSVSLSLSTETLKGIMSGEVNGMTAFMTGKLKASGNVMLATKLTSLFPAG from the coding sequence ATGACCCAAGGGATCCCCACGATGTCCACCTTCGACAAGCTGCACGCCCGTTTCGACGCCCAGGCCGCCCAGGGCATGGACGACATCTTCCAGTTCCACTTCAGCGACGCCGAGGATCACTACCTCAAGATCCAGGACGGCGAACTCGAGATCTGCGCCGGCGAGCACGAGGATCCTTCGGTCAGCCTGAGCCTGAGCACCGAGACCCTGAAGGGCATCATGTCCGGAGAGGTCAACGGCATGACCGCCTTCATGACCGGCAAGCTGAAGGCCTCCGGCAATGTCATGCTGGCCACCAAACTGACCAGCCTGTTTCCCGCCGGCTGA
- a CDS encoding ABC transporter substrate-binding protein: MSSLRRSLLALGPLLLAGMSLLAPSFAMGNEEGDTTEPRYPPLNTEVMVPDLPPAPVDPLVRYQGLPSGPAVDTPSQPIAPAIAMGPPEPIAPPPVDHLEVALDWYPSPRHAALYIAKALDMFEHRGLDVRLSTPADPEVPTKLLADSRVDLALTRQPLLHLQVDQGMPLVRVATLVGVPLTALVVRRDTGIESPAQLEGARVGHADQDAERILLPAMLADHDVSMDSIDTPNVHYRMEQAMLEGRVDAIIGGMRHLLPRALANDGLPTRSFAVEQHGMPRHDGLILVANRNELKRQRSAIRRFVSALEEATAWILEHPDESWRRLVVTEPTLDTPLNRDAWPEIRARLTQTPSALSQGRYRDVERFLFEAGLVTERHPVSRLAVDISEP; the protein is encoded by the coding sequence ATGTCCTCACTTCGCCGGTCGCTACTGGCGCTGGGCCCCCTGCTGCTTGCCGGTATGAGCCTGCTCGCCCCTTCATTCGCCATGGGGAACGAAGAAGGTGATACCACCGAGCCACGCTACCCGCCACTGAATACCGAGGTCATGGTGCCCGATCTCCCGCCGGCACCGGTCGATCCGCTGGTACGCTACCAAGGCTTGCCCAGTGGCCCGGCAGTGGACACGCCGTCGCAGCCCATTGCACCAGCCATTGCCATGGGGCCGCCGGAGCCCATCGCACCGCCGCCGGTCGATCACCTGGAGGTTGCGCTGGATTGGTACCCCAGCCCGCGACACGCAGCGCTATACATCGCAAAGGCCCTCGACATGTTCGAGCATCGGGGTCTCGACGTTCGCCTCTCGACCCCTGCCGACCCGGAAGTGCCGACCAAGCTGCTGGCCGACTCCCGGGTCGACCTGGCGCTGACCCGTCAGCCCCTGCTGCATCTGCAAGTCGACCAAGGCATGCCGCTGGTGCGCGTCGCCACACTGGTGGGAGTTCCGCTGACCGCCCTGGTCGTCAGGCGCGACACGGGCATCGAGTCACCCGCACAACTGGAAGGAGCCCGTGTCGGTCACGCCGATCAGGACGCGGAACGGATCCTGCTGCCCGCCATGCTCGCCGATCACGACGTTTCCATGGACAGTATCGATACCCCGAACGTTCACTACCGGATGGAACAGGCCATGCTCGAAGGACGCGTGGATGCCATCATCGGCGGCATGCGCCACCTGCTGCCCCGGGCGCTGGCCAACGATGGCCTGCCCACACGCAGCTTCGCGGTGGAGCAGCACGGCATGCCGCGACACGACGGCCTGATCCTGGTGGCCAATCGCAACGAGCTGAAACGGCAACGCTCGGCCATTCGGCGCTTCGTATCGGCCCTGGAGGAAGCCACGGCATGGATCCTCGAGCATCCCGACGAAAGCTGGCGGCGGCTCGTCGTCACCGAACCCACCCTGGACACTCCCCTCAACCGCGACGCCTGGCCGGAGATACGGGCCCGCCTGACCCAGACCCCCAGTGCCTTGAGCCAGGGACGCTATCGGGATGTCGAGCGATTTCTCTTCGAGGCCGGCCTGGTGACGGAGCGCCATCCCGTCTCGCGGCTCGCCGTGGACATCAGCGAGCCTTGA
- a CDS encoding potassium/proton antiporter, with product MDSINTLFLLSGFLIALSILASRLSTLVGVPLLLIFLGLGMLAGEEGVLGIQFDDYALAFVIGHLALAMILLDGGLRTRLKTFRVGFKPALSLATLGVLLTSGLVGGIAMLVFDLTPLQGLLVGAIVGSTDAAAVFSMLGGRGINLNERVGATLEIESGTNDPMAIFLTLMLVETLAGDIGGVWETGLFFVQQFGLGIVIGIGAGWVAGRLLSWLDLEPGLYSLLALALGFCVFGVTSALGGSGFLAIYLTGLMIGNRPGRHLNFILPVHDGLAWLSQIGLFLVLGLLVTPSEMLEYAFPATLVALALIFVARPLAVLISIKPFFRFRWREVVFIAWVGLRGAVPIVLAIFPVIGGVENASLYFNVAFAVVLLSLLIQGGTLPWMARRMRVLLPPMVTPNRRGPLGIQAENDFEMFVYEVENSDLEDVPIRLLRFPSGALIASLFRDGVMLHPKGSTQLRRGDVLCVIGRTDDLPALNKLFNGDARLRREKAFFGTFTFSGEVLMGDIADAYGLTLSPGEQDMTLADFLSLRVGGHPVVGDDVDWHGIHWVVSEMEGNRVTQVGLRLY from the coding sequence ATGGATTCGATCAATACCCTTTTTCTGCTCAGTGGTTTTCTCATTGCCTTGAGTATTCTCGCCAGCCGGCTGTCGACGCTGGTAGGAGTGCCATTGCTGCTGATCTTTCTCGGCCTTGGCATGCTGGCCGGCGAAGAAGGCGTCCTGGGGATCCAGTTCGATGACTATGCACTGGCCTTTGTGATTGGCCATCTCGCCCTGGCGATGATTCTTCTGGATGGCGGCCTGCGTACTCGACTGAAGACGTTCCGCGTCGGTTTCAAGCCGGCCTTGAGCCTGGCGACTCTGGGGGTCTTGCTGACCAGCGGCCTGGTAGGCGGCATCGCCATGCTGGTCTTCGATCTGACGCCGCTGCAGGGATTGCTGGTCGGGGCCATCGTCGGCTCCACCGATGCGGCGGCAGTGTTCTCGATGCTCGGCGGGCGAGGCATCAACCTCAATGAGCGGGTTGGCGCGACGCTGGAAATCGAGTCGGGCACCAACGACCCGATGGCCATCTTCCTGACACTGATGCTGGTGGAGACATTGGCCGGCGATATCGGTGGCGTCTGGGAGACCGGGCTGTTCTTCGTTCAGCAGTTCGGCCTGGGCATCGTCATCGGCATCGGGGCCGGTTGGGTCGCCGGACGCCTGTTGAGCTGGCTGGACCTGGAGCCCGGTCTCTATTCGTTGCTGGCGCTGGCGCTTGGCTTCTGTGTCTTCGGTGTCACCAGTGCCCTGGGCGGGAGCGGTTTCCTGGCGATCTATCTCACCGGCTTGATGATCGGCAATCGACCGGGGCGGCATCTCAACTTCATTCTGCCGGTGCACGATGGCTTGGCCTGGTTGAGCCAGATTGGCCTGTTCCTGGTGCTTGGGCTGTTGGTCACGCCCAGCGAGATGCTCGAATACGCCTTTCCCGCCACCCTGGTGGCGCTGGCGTTGATCTTCGTGGCGCGGCCGCTGGCCGTGCTGATTTCCATCAAGCCATTCTTTCGTTTCCGCTGGCGTGAAGTCGTCTTCATCGCCTGGGTGGGGCTGCGAGGAGCGGTGCCGATCGTGCTGGCGATCTTCCCGGTGATCGGCGGGGTCGAGAATGCCTCTTTGTACTTCAATGTCGCTTTCGCGGTGGTGTTGCTGTCGCTGCTCATCCAGGGAGGAACCCTGCCATGGATGGCCCGGCGCATGCGGGTGCTGCTGCCGCCCATGGTCACGCCCAACCGGCGTGGGCCCTTGGGCATTCAGGCCGAAAACGATTTCGAGATGTTCGTCTATGAAGTGGAGAACAGTGATCTCGAGGACGTGCCGATTCGGTTGCTGCGTTTTCCTTCCGGCGCCTTGATCGCCTCGTTGTTCCGTGATGGCGTGATGTTGCACCCCAAGGGCTCTACCCAATTGCGTCGGGGCGATGTGCTCTGCGTGATCGGGCGTACCGATGACTTGCCGGCGCTCAACAAGCTGTTCAATGGTGACGCCAGGCTGCGCCGCGAGAAGGCCTTCTTCGGCACCTTCACCTTCTCCGGCGAGGTGCTCATGGGCGATATCGCCGATGCCTACGGGTTGACGCTCAGCCCTGGAGAACAGGACATGACGCTGGCGGACTTCCTCTCGCTACGCGTGGGTGGGCATCCGGTGGTGGGCGACGATGTCGACTGGCACGGTATTCACTGGGTGGTCAGTGAGATGGAGGGCAATCGGGTGACCCAGGTGGGGCTGAGACTCTACTGA